In a genomic window of Akkermansia massiliensis:
- a CDS encoding prepilin peptidase, giving the protein MSDALPAWLIPLIFGLMGACIGSFLNVVIYRTPLGISVNDPARSFCPECEEPIPWYLNIPVLSWLTLRGKSACCGTRISFRYCFVELLTALLFAALGWKYADASAGAAILLCLWTAMAIVIMFIDAEHLIVFRTQALIGAAAGVGACALYPFLLPDNDVMTWTDAFTASVLGGIAGYAAIRLVIEMGKLLFGTWKQHFDAPAPWSLKEPESDRDELQLIINGQPHDWSMLFHRATDKAVISGGSVTIDGETLPPCSVILRQDRIELENGDVFPLEDLESVEGTMTDIRAQREAMGSGDAWILMMAGCVGGWQGAVFCLFLGSLLGIVQAVVSRMGFGRNLPFGPALLSAALIWLLGGDQWWLAYLRFISGE; this is encoded by the coding sequence ATGTCTGACGCCCTTCCCGCGTGGCTGATTCCGCTGATTTTCGGCCTGATGGGAGCCTGCATCGGCTCCTTCCTGAACGTGGTCATTTACCGGACGCCGCTGGGCATCTCCGTCAATGATCCGGCGCGCTCCTTCTGCCCGGAATGCGAGGAACCCATTCCGTGGTACCTGAATATTCCGGTGCTAAGCTGGCTGACGCTCCGGGGAAAATCCGCCTGCTGCGGAACGCGCATCAGCTTCCGCTATTGCTTCGTGGAGCTGCTTACGGCCCTGCTTTTCGCCGCCCTGGGGTGGAAGTACGCGGACGCCTCCGCGGGAGCCGCCATACTGCTCTGCCTGTGGACTGCCATGGCCATCGTCATCATGTTCATTGACGCGGAGCATCTGATCGTATTCCGTACCCAGGCGCTCATCGGCGCCGCAGCCGGAGTGGGAGCCTGTGCCCTTTACCCGTTTCTCCTGCCGGACAATGACGTCATGACCTGGACGGACGCCTTCACGGCCTCCGTGCTGGGGGGAATCGCCGGGTATGCCGCCATCAGGCTGGTGATTGAAATGGGCAAGCTCCTGTTCGGCACCTGGAAGCAGCACTTTGACGCTCCCGCTCCGTGGAGCCTGAAGGAGCCGGAATCCGACCGGGACGAGCTCCAGCTCATTATCAACGGACAGCCTCACGACTGGTCCATGCTTTTCCACCGGGCCACGGACAAGGCCGTCATTTCCGGGGGCTCCGTCACCATTGACGGGGAAACGCTCCCTCCCTGCTCCGTCATCCTGCGCCAGGACAGGATAGAGCTGGAGAACGGAGACGTTTTCCCGCTGGAAGACCTGGAAAGCGTGGAAGGAACCATGACGGATATTCGCGCGCAGCGGGAAGCCATGGGCTCCGGTGATGCCTGGATTCTGATGATGGCCGGATGCGTGGGCGGATGGCAGGGCGCGGTGTTCTGCCTTTTCCTCGGCTCCCTGCTGGGGATTGTGCAGGCAGTCGTTTCACGCATGGGGTTCGGCAGGAATCTTCCCTTCGGCCCCGCTCTGCTCAGCGCTGCTCTGATCTGGCTGCTGGGTGGCGACCAGTGGTGGCTGGCCTATCTCCGCTTCATTTCCGGAGAATAA
- a CDS encoding TIGR00730 family Rossman fold protein, with protein MKHPDFLDNRDFTGEDKKRPSTMSMDTSYQALEGVVKKLSEIASTRHDPRYLQEYIKTGINMAQSEASDHDFTVLIRSGREMYRANCVFAPYRHIRKISVFGSARIRNDEPAYETAREFAREASEHGYMVITGGGPGIMQAANEGAGEQRSFGLNITLPYEQTSNHVVAHSDKLINFYYFFVRKLNFVAESDAMVAFPGGFGTMDEVFETLTLIQTGKATIYPIVLLDSPGKTFWLNWLAFIRVELVDSGLISADDLHLIHVTKNPAEAMEHIDRFYRIFHSYRFVRDAIVIRLNTHLPAQWVEHLERDFSDLILPGGRMVQSGPLPDEADEPHLDRLPRLIFPIKRGNYGRLRLLIDRINQTPSRTYSPPSHV; from the coding sequence ATGAAGCATCCTGATTTTTTGGACAACAGGGATTTTACGGGGGAAGACAAGAAGCGCCCCTCCACCATGTCCATGGACACCAGCTACCAGGCTCTGGAAGGAGTCGTCAAAAAACTTTCCGAAATAGCCTCCACCAGGCACGATCCCCGTTACCTCCAGGAGTATATCAAGACGGGCATCAACATGGCGCAGTCCGAAGCCTCCGACCACGATTTTACCGTCCTGATCCGTTCCGGGCGGGAGATGTACCGGGCCAACTGCGTTTTCGCCCCGTACCGCCACATCCGCAAGATTTCCGTGTTCGGCTCCGCGCGCATCAGGAATGATGAGCCGGCGTATGAAACGGCGCGGGAGTTCGCCAGGGAAGCCAGCGAACACGGTTACATGGTCATTACGGGTGGCGGACCGGGCATCATGCAGGCGGCCAATGAAGGAGCCGGCGAGCAACGCTCCTTCGGCCTGAACATCACCCTACCGTATGAACAGACTTCCAACCACGTGGTAGCCCACAGCGACAAGCTGATCAATTTCTATTATTTCTTTGTCAGAAAGCTGAATTTCGTAGCGGAAAGCGATGCCATGGTGGCGTTCCCCGGCGGCTTCGGCACCATGGACGAGGTGTTTGAAACCCTCACCCTGATCCAGACGGGGAAGGCCACCATTTACCCGATCGTCCTTCTCGATTCCCCCGGCAAGACTTTCTGGCTGAACTGGCTGGCCTTCATCCGCGTGGAACTGGTGGATTCCGGCCTGATTTCCGCGGATGACCTGCACCTCATCCACGTCACCAAGAATCCGGCGGAGGCCATGGAGCACATCGACCGCTTCTACCGCATTTTCCACTCCTACCGTTTTGTCAGGGACGCCATCGTCATCCGCCTGAACACGCACCTGCCCGCCCAGTGGGTGGAGCACCTGGAACGGGATTTTTCAGACCTGATCCTGCCCGGGGGAAGAATGGTCCAGAGCGGACCGCTCCCGGATGAGGCGGACGAACCCCACCTGGACCGGCTGCCACGCCTCATTTTCCCCATCAAACGCGGCAATTACGGCAGGCTGAGGCTGCTGATTGACCGCATCAACCAGACGCCCAGCCGGACTTATTCCCCACCCTCCCATGTCTGA